One Streptomyces dangxiongensis genomic window, CCCGCGTCAGCGGTGCGGCATGATGACGATCATGTCCTCGCAGTTCCGACCGGTCCTCGACCACATCATGGCGGAGATCGACCGCACCCCCGGCCGCGGCCGGTCAGCCGACTACATCCCGGCGCTCGCCGCCCGCGACCCCCGCCGTTTCGGCATGGCCGTCGCCGAGCCGGACGGCACGGTGTACGGGGTGGGGGAGTGGCGGCAGCCGTTCTCCACGCAGTCGATCACCAAGGTCTTCACGCTGGCCCTGGACCTGGCCCGCGAGGGCGACGAACTGTGGGAGCACGTGGGCCGCGAACCCTCCGGCAACCCGTTCAACTCGCTGGTCCAGCTGGAGTACGAGAGCGGCATCCCGCGGAACCCCTTCATCAACGCGGGCGCCCTCGTCGTCACCGACCGCCTCCAGACCCGTACCGGAGACGCGGCCGGGGAGCTGCTGGCCTTCCTTCGCGCCGAGAGCGGCAACGACGCCCTCGACTTCGACCTGGAGGTCGCCGCGTCGGAGACCGCCAACGGCGACCGGAACGCCGCCCTCGCCCACTTCATGGCGTCCTACGGCAACATCGACAACGACGTGCCGGTCCTGCTCGACCAGTACTTCCGGCAGTGCTCCGTGGCCGCGTCCTGCGCCGACCTGGCCCTCGCCACCGGCTTCCTCGCCCGGCACGGCATCCGCGCCGACGGCAGCCGGCTGCTCAGTCGCAGCCAG contains:
- a CDS encoding glutaminase, with the protein product MMTIMSSQFRPVLDHIMAEIDRTPGRGRSADYIPALAARDPRRFGMAVAEPDGTVYGVGEWRQPFSTQSITKVFTLALDLAREGDELWEHVGREPSGNPFNSLVQLEYESGIPRNPFINAGALVVTDRLQTRTGDAAGELLAFLRAESGNDALDFDLEVAASETANGDRNAALAHFMASYGNIDNDVPVLLDQYFRQCSVAASCADLALATGFLARHGIRADGSRLLSRSQAKQVNAVMLTCGTYDAAGDFAYRVGLPGKSGVGGGIIAVVPGRCTLCVWSPGLDERGNSVAGVAALDRFTTLTGLSVF